Part of the Zingiber officinale cultivar Zhangliang chromosome 6A, Zo_v1.1, whole genome shotgun sequence genome, TTACCCATACATATATGAATGAGCACTTGTAATGGAAAAAGTTGCAATACTGTGTTTCCATTTTTCATTTGCAATGGGCTGAGTATGACCAAAAAGTACCAGCTGTGTAAAttaattctatttaaaattttcaacttcaacaaTTTTGACACATGTGCAGCTCATAGACAAAATAAACAAGAAAAAACATAGACAGCGAAAGGACATAAACATGACATTGATTCTTGTgcaatttactttaaaaataaaagaaaaaaaaaaactcatctcCTATGTTACCCTTCATGAAAAGACAACAACGGCCCacacaaaagaagaaaaaatattctCAATGATTTTTCTCTATCCGATCGAATGCAAGCACCCATCACTCACCTATCCTTCCATCCAATGAAATACACAATGACAACAAAGTAAATTATCATCTTTAATTTTTTGTGTAGTaggaaaaaaactattttaaaatacctattttgtttgtttatatatacatatatataacaaAGTCACTAGCCACTTTACTCTTCTCCTCCTTAGCTTCTCATATTTTTCTCTGAGAATTGATCAGATAGAAGCAGTCGATGGAGTTGGGAAATAGATGGTCTCTTCGAGGAGAAACAGCCTTGGTCACTGGCGGATCCAAAGGGATAGGGTAGATATTTTGCTGTTATCTTCTTtttataggattttttttatttttgaataaaaaaattgtttttttattattttgttgctgTTGCTATTGCAGGCGTGCTATTGTGGAAGAACTGGCAAGATTTGGAGCAGCAGCTCATACGCGTGCCAGGAATGAAGCAGAGCTGAAAGAGAGTTTGCAGAAATGGACAGATCTGAAGCTTCAGGTGACTGGTTCGGTCTGTGACGTCTCGTCctcggaagagagggagaagctCATAAAGGAAGTCAGCGCCATCTTCAACGGCAAACTCAATATCCTAGTGATGATTGGCATTTGTTCTTGTCGTTGTtttgataaaattgataaatattttttaattctctAATTGGTAACTGAATTCGATCGATCGACTGTTTGTGTAGGTTAATAATGTAGCGTCTGGTTACATTAAACCAGTTTTAGAGGTGACTCAAGAGGACTACAAGCACACCATGAACACTAACTTGGAAGCTGGTTTCCATTTGAGTCAACTCGCTCATCCTCTTCTCAAGGCATCTGGACGGGGCAATATCATCTTCATTTCTTCAATTGCTAGTCTCGAAGGAACCACTTTTATGTCCGTCTATGGAACATCTAAGGGTATCCTAATTATTCtccaaaaatattaaaaaaaaaaaacatgttaatATCTAAATGCAACATGAAAATTGGTTTGTCTTTAGGAGCGATGAACCAACTCACTAGATGCCTCGCTTGCGAATGGGCTAAGGACAATATTCGTATCAATTGTGTTGCTCCCGGTGTCATCAATACGCCGATGGCTAAGTGGGTATGTAATCGTTTATCTTTGTACTTAATTGttcctttttatttaaatatcataaaaatttaaattgcatAAAAGttttatgtttaatagctcacgGAGAACGAAGAACTGGTAGCGAAGTGGTGTCATCGTACTCCGCTTGGCCGTGTGGGAGAGCCTGAGGAAGTGGCAGCTTCGGTTGTTTTTCTTtgccttccttcttcctctttcatCACCGGTCAAGTGATTGCCGTCGATGGAGGTAAAACAATATGCGGTGACTATTAAATCTCgacgtgtgtgtgtatatatatctaCACACACCACTTTAATAAAAACATGGGCATGTATGTTATATGATGGTATGCAAATTGGTTCTTTATTTTGATTTGAATTGTTTGGTTTTGGGACTCATTTTTGTTTGAGTAATTGATTTGGAAGTTAGATTTTGCTAATCAAGATGCATCTTGAGCTAATCCAATTTGTAATTACTTTTAATTCATGGATTGtgcttaatatattttatttttttgatgtggATGAAGATGTTGGACGCATTTGTCATATTAGGGGACACTCAAGTTGGTTAGTTTGGATctagactcacccttggactttctttgttgtacctgtatcctgcacactcacaatacatatcaaatacaacaataaacctaacttaaacctttgcccaaacatcaaaacttaggacacctagattgctccaacaatctccccctttttgatgtttggcaacctgtttaagttagggaaacataaatgcaatacatatgcaaataaatatgcaaatcaactcatgcataaataatggaacctaaatccctaggctcccccttcacctaagctcccccttgagctaggattttccgcaaaggtaaacttctccccctttgcctaaataATCGCtctcccttcacctaagctctccctcgagttaggatttctcgcaaaggtgtataggtttcccacttaaacctagacttctccccctttgtcatacatcaaaaagagctccaacaatatctcaattgttgaaaacatgtcatccaaattgaccctaaactcatgtatttatcccccatggatctcatacatttaaacgagttgacacggtcaagaacaatgctgaaaaacacttttaggctggtatcagtcgactgaactaggtaccagtcgactgcccccttcgacagaaccttacagaagcattctgtagtcgaaatctactgttaccagtcgactggtatcggcaccagtcgactggtatcggcaccagtcgactggtatcgacaaaatgagcttacagaaacattctgtgctcaaaaatactgttaccagtcgactggtatctgcaccagtcgactggcaccctatttatgcaaaaatcaaccttttcaggtcaacttcagaaatgcaccagaaattccctagacctccaaaaatttccaaattttgtggagaggtctattgtacccttgtctacttgggaaaaatatatataaaaatatatttatcacagatcccaagattgacacaaaattcaaaactagctaaatagttcaattgaacattgacctaaagtcctagttttggcttccttttgatgtatttgcccataccaacccataatgcatcactagcattagtttatatgacatctatacatcaaaaactaattttcatgcaatatgaacccaattcatatttctatgcatgaaactcaactcaattgtgccaacccactatgttagagacttaagtccgtctccaaaccacttggcacatttgataacccatctaccatgggtcccaaaggctcttcctaaccttagaatTCTTaatcttagtcacctcccttggcgACTCATCTACTAtgactaggccacttcggtgcacctcgggtgacacttggcctacaaaactcaccttcttaaccttagacatcttgtctttggttagtttcttctttcccttcaccttagacacatcatccttgccataattatatgccaccctagcatattccttcttattggccttggataactctcccttgtccttggtcacacctcccttaccaatgtgatgtgctaccttagcacttgacctccttttggtcttggagggacctaatttggcatttttggatctttgaccactcaaatacatgtcaagtcctttaggtccaataatgaacctctctaggactttctccatttcttcaagccttaccttcaaggcttgattttctaattctagggttctaaccctagagtcaacatgtccactttGGACATCCTTAGACCTACCCactttcctaggcatatgtctcattttcttgggattaatgcttaggttttcaaccaccttcttctccttaggaaagataggttgtttctttttaggtctatcatttgaaaatgatttcctagggttatcacttacattaaccctattcctatcattatatctaaaaccataaatatgcatgggcaaataattcatattatttctaacatgcatggaggaattgaatttgaacttgaattcaagttagggtttacctcccttacccttgaagctctttTCTTCTCCCACTTtctcaagtgcgccaatttcttgagctctcctctccttgggcactttgtgtggtagtgaccccactcaccacatgtaaagcacctaatgtgcttcttctccttcttcttcctacaactcacattagtttctaaattaactttagtgagtttagggtttacctcctttaccttcttgagcgaaggacacctactcttgtagtgccccatcttaccacactcaaagcatttgatatggtcctttgtgctcttcttggtagttgaggtggaggtttgagcttccaagatctcctcatccttggattgctcttcttcatcttcattagaagatgtggatgatacctcctcatcttccttctcctcctcggatgttgagctcgtgtcaacattcgattggtccttctcctcttggaccaatgagcccttctccttgggctcctcctcttcttggatttgtgtatgactctcatgaagcgcaattacctttttccaaaggtcacttgcattctcgtattcacctacattcaatattgcattaagaggtaataaattaattaaaattctagttacctccttgtccgtctccgattgctccctttgctcatcggtccaatatcgacgtcggagacgctttctcttcttgtccgttggaactttaaacggttcctccaacgcaatccattggttccaattcatttggaaccacatctccatgcgcttcctccaatagtcgaagtcctcgtgctcgtatggaggtgggattcggatgtcccatccgagaggtccctccgactccatcttcttcctctagccgctctcttggcgattagtccaacaagagctcacctagctctgataccacttgttaggaccttgacgtcggctagaggggggtgaatagcgtctcacccaaaactttacttcctataatgttagtgcacagcagaatacaaaaacaaactaacaaatacaaaagttaacctaaaacaagaaagaagaagacaacaaaccaaacacaaaccctaacacaaggagtttacgtggttcggagataacttgctgctactccacggcgtgtccgtaaggtggacgatccctcaatccgtcagtAGATTAGtctccggcaaactccggctagctcaacctccttgtgggtggagaaacctcaccacaactccaaccaagatctcttggcacacaaagatctcttgagcacaagtagactactaattagactttaaccaagtccaatttcgtcaccttggccggccataccaagctccttctatagagcttggaacaaatcagaacctgtttgcccgttaccagtcgactggtccttgcaccagtcgactggtgtcagcctaacggctatctcaacggctctgctacagtacatcagtcgactgcta contains:
- the LOC121997380 gene encoding tropinone reductase homolog At5g06060-like isoform X1 is translated as MELGNRWSLRGETALVTGGSKGIGRAIVEELARFGAAAHTRARNEAELKESLQKWTDLKLQVTGSVCDVSSSEEREKLIKEVSAIFNGKLNILVNNVASGYIKPVLEVTQEDYKHTMNTNLEAGFHLSQLAHPLLKASGRGNIIFISSIASLEGTTFMSVYGTSKGAMNQLTRCLACEWAKDNIRINCVAPGVINTPMAKWLTENEELVAKWCHRTPLGRVGEPEEVAASVVFLCLPSSSFITGQVIAVDGGKTICGDY
- the LOC121997380 gene encoding tropinone reductase homolog At2g29150-like isoform X2; protein product: MELGNRWSLRGETALVTGGSKGIGRAIVEELARFGAAAHTRARNEAELKESLQKWTDLKLQVTGSVCDVSSSEEREKLIKEVSAIFNGKLNILVNNVASGYIKPVLEVTQEDYKHTMNTNLEAGFHLSQLAHPLLKASGRGNIIFISSIASLEGTTFMSVYGTSKGAMNQLTRCLACEWAKDNIRINCVAPGVINTPMAKWFYV